A window of the Juglans microcarpa x Juglans regia isolate MS1-56 chromosome 5D, Jm3101_v1.0, whole genome shotgun sequence genome harbors these coding sequences:
- the LOC121266461 gene encoding protein ALUMINUM SENSITIVE 3, giving the protein MVQSQKHLFFFTCIYLSSDPNHHRKHKTTNLSSLLTVNFAFQGSFTMDLSWMVEFLKGMVKPVAATAVVLMAVLLSYFQKLGLEGEMVYSILRAFLQLSVIGFVLQFIFSQNNSGWILLAYLFMVSVAGYTAGQRAKHIPRGKYVAGASILVGTSVTMFLLVVLNVFPFAPRYIIPVAGMMVGNAMTVTGVTMKRLRDDIRTQMNLVETALALGATPRQATLQQVKRALVIALSPVLDNAKTVGLISLPGAMTGLIMGGASPLEAIQLQIVVMNMLIGASTVSSIMSTYLCWPAFFTKAFQLETKVFSAE; this is encoded by the exons ATGGTTCAGTCTCAGAAGCACCTTTTCTTCTTTACCTGCATATATCTCTCGAGTGATCCTAACCATCACCGCAAGCACAAAACCACCAACCTCTCTTCCCTCTTAACCGTCAACTTTGCATTCCAGGGTTCTTTCACAATGGATTTGTCATGGATGGTGGAGTTCCTCAAGGGCATGGTCAAACCCGTGGCTGCCACCGCGGTGGTGCTCATGGCCGTGCTGTTGTCTTATTTTCAGAAGTTAGGGTTGGAGGGAGAGATGGTTTACTCGATTCTCAGGGCATTTCTTCAGCTCTCTGTCATTGGGTTTGTTCTGCAGTTCATTTTCAGTCAGAACAATAGTGGGTGGATCCTTCTGGCTTACCTTTTCATG GTCTCTGTTGCAGGTTATACAGCAGGTCAACGAGCTAAACATATCCCTCGAGGGAAGTATGTTGCCGGAGCTTCCATTCTGGTTGGAACTTCTGTGACAATGTTCCTGCTTGTTGTGTTGAATGTATTTCCTTTCGCTCCAAGATACATCATCCCCGTCGCAGGTATGATGGTTGGGAATGCGATGACTGTGACGGGGGTGACGATGAAAAGACTTCGGGATGACATTAGAACACAAATGAACCTG GTAGAGACAGCATTGGCTCTGGGTGCAACTCCGCGCCAAGCCACACTTCAGCAAGTGAAAAGGGCTCTGGTTATTGCACTCTCACCAGTGTTGGACAATGCCAAAACTGTGGGTCTTATCTCACTTCCTGGGGCAATGACTGGACTCATAATGGGAGGAGCTTCTCCTCTGGAGGCCATTCAGCTGCAGATTGTAGTAATGAACATGCTCATCGGTGCATCGACAGTTAGCAGCATCATGTCTACTTATCTTTGTTGGCCTGCTTTCTTTACCAAAGCTTTCCAGTTAGAGACCAAAGTCTTCTCTGCCGAGTAA
- the LOC121266437 gene encoding pentatricopeptide repeat-containing protein At2g37310 produces MRITKPLNTGILSDSNGYVQRALQCLLAANGIDYGACGCLIQHCTDRGLVRLAKQLHARLVLFSVIPNNFLASKLITFYSKANHLREARHVFDRIPCRNIFSWNALLIGYSLHNMHLDMLKLFTSLAHSHFMDVKPDRYTISCALKSLSSSFSDSRLAREVHCFVVRHGLDSDIFVVNALITYYSRCDEIFLARTVFDRMPERDIVSWNSMIAGYSQAGFYEECKDLYREMLGSAGLRPNGITVVSVLQACGQSTDLILGMEVHRIVNESQIGIDVSVCNAIIALYAKCGSLDYAQELFEEMTEKDEVTYGSMISGYMVHGFVGKAMDLFREMKSPGLSTWNAVISGLVQNNQHEGVLDLIREMQACGYKPNTVTLSSIFPTISHFSNLKGGKEIHAYAVRNNCDHNIYVATAIIDTYAKSGFLHGAQQIFYQSKGRSLIIWTAIISAYSAHGDADMALSLFNKMLNSGIRPDSVTFTAVLAACAHSGMVEEAWKIFDAMFMEYCVQPSVEHYACMVGVLSRAGRLSEATEFVSKMPIEPTAKVWGALLNGASVSGDVELGKFACDRLFEVEPENSGNYIIMANLYSQAGRWEEADKIRERMKKIGLKKIPGSSLIQTSGALQSFIARDESNGRTEEIYEMLGGLLGLMREEGYVSREELDEESIYS; encoded by the coding sequence ATGAGGATCACCAAGCCACTGAATACTGGAATACTAAGCGACTCCAACGGCTACGTCCAACGTGCCCTGCAATGCCTCTTAGCAGCCAATGGCATCGACTACGGCGCTTGCGGCTGCCTCATTCAGCACTGCACTGACCGCGGCCTCGTCCGCCTGGCAAAGCAGCTCCATGCCCGCCTCGTCCTTTTCTCCGTCATACCCAACAACTTCCTTGCGTCAAAGCTTATCACCTTCTATTCCAAAGCAAATCACCTCCGCGAAGCCCGCCACGTGTTCGATAGAATTCCTTGTAGAAATATATTCTCTTGGAATGCTTTGCTCATTGGCTACTCCCTTCACAACATGCACCTCGACATGCTGAAACTGTTTACATCCCTGGCGCACTCTCATTTTATGGATGTGAAACCGGATCGTTATACGATATCGTGTGCTTTGAAGTCATTATCATCGTCATTTTCTGATTCAAGGTTGGCCCGGGAGGTTCATTGTTTTGTCGTTCGACATGGGTTGgactctgatatttttgttgtCAATGCTTTGATTACCTACTACTCGAGATGTGATGAGATTTTCTTGGCGAGAACTGTGTTCGATAGGATGCCAGAGAGAGATATCGTATCGTGGAATTCAATGATAGCAGGGTATTCTCAGGCTGGATTTTATGAGGAGTGTAAGGACTTGTATAGAGAGATGTTGGGGTCAGCTGGGTTGCGGCCCAATGGGATTACAGTCGTTAGTGTCTTGCAGGCATGTGGTCAGTCGACGGACCTTATTCTTGGGATGGAAGTTCATCGAATCGTAAATGAGAGCCAAATTGGGATCGATGTTTCTGTCTGTAACGCTATCATTGCGTTGTATGCAAAATGTGGTAGCTTGGACTATGCTCAAGAGTTATTTGAAGAGATGACCGAGAAGGATGAAGTCACCTATGGATCCATGATTTCAGGTTACATGGTTCATGGTTTTGTAGGCAAAGCAATGGATCTTTTCCGAGAAATGAAAAGCCCAGGATTGAGTACATGGAATGCTGTGATTTCAGGTTTGGTTCAGAACAACCAGCATGAAGGAGTCTTAGATTTAATTCGAGAAATGCAGGCATGTGGTTATAAACCTAATACTGTAACACTTTCAAGCATTTTTCCTAcaatttcacatttttcaaaccTAAAAGGAGGGAAAGAAATACATGCTTATGCCGTTAGAAATAATTGTGATCACAATATTTATGTTGCAACTGCCATTATAGATACTTATGCAAAGTCAGGATTTCTTCATGGGGCACAACAGATTTTTTATCAATCAAAGGGTAGAAGCCTGATCATTTGGACAGCAATAATCTCAGCGTATTCAGCCCATGGAGATGCTGATATGGCCCTTAGCCTTTTTAACAAGATGCTAAATAGTGGGATCAGGCCAGACTCGGTGACCTTTACAGCTGTATTGGCAGCCTGTGCTCATTCTGGAATGGTAGAAGAAGCTTGGAAAATCTTCGATGCCATGTTTATGGAATATTGCGTACAGCCTTCAGTGGAGCATTATGCTTGCATGGTGGGTGTTCTTAGCCGAGCTGGAAGACTATCTGAAGCTACAGAATTTGTCTCTAAAATGCCAATTGAACCAACTGCTAAAGTTTGGGGTGCACTTCTTAATGGGGCCTCTGTTTCTGGTGATGTTGAACTGGGGAAATTCGCTTGTGATCGTTTGTTTGAGGTTGAGCCTGAAAATTCTGGGAATTACATTATTATGGCAAATTTGTATTCTCAAGCCGGGAGATGGGAAGAAGCTGATAAGATTAGGGAAAGGATGAAGAAAATTGGGTTGAAAAAGATCCCGGGCAGTAGTTTGATTCAAACAAGTGGAGCATTACAAAGTTTTATTGCTAGGGATGAATCAAATGGAAGAACTGAAGAGATATATGAAATGTTGGGAGGGTTGCTTGGGTTAATGAGAGAGGAAGGATATGTTTCAAGGGAAGAGTTAGATGAGGAGAGTATTTACAGTTGA